A region of the Candidatus Palauibacter soopunensis genome:
AAGGCGCACATCGTGGATCTCCTGCTGGCGGGTCTGCGGCCGACCGAAGGGGTCCGGGCGGAGGGAGTCGCGTGAGCGCCGGGACGGTGGGTGCCGGGGTCGGGGCGCGCGGTCTGTCGCGAGCCGGCGGCTTGCTTCTGCTCACGGCGATGGGCGCGTGTTCGTTCGCGCCGGGCCCCCGGCTCCCGGCCACGGTGGCCGAACTCCCCGCGGCGTACGATGCGGAAGCTCCCCCGGCCGAGGCGGCGCCCGAGCCCCGCGACTGGTGGCGCGCGTTCGACGACGCGACGCTCGACCGCCTGATCGAGACGGCGCTCGTCGCCAACCTCGACCTGCACGAAGCCGTCGCGCGACTCGAGGAACTGCGGCACCGGTACCGGATCGCGCGGGCGCCGCTCTTCCCGGCGCTGACGCTCGACGCGAACGGCAACCGGTCCAGCACCCCCGCCAACACGGGGCTGGGGTCGCAGTTCGGAGGCGACGATGGCGGCGAGAGCCCGATCCCGGGGCTCAGCTTCAATTTCCCCGACCGGTTCGAGTTCACGACGTACTCGGCCTCGCTCGGCTTCGCCTACGAACTCGATTTCTGGGGCCGGCTGCGCAACGAATCCGGGGCGGCGGTCCGCGACTTCCTGGCCTCCCGGGCGGACGCGGAGACCGTGCGGCTCACGGTCATCGCGTCCACGATCTCGACGTATCTCGAGGTCGTCTCCGCGCGGGCCCAGCTCGTGATCGCCGAGGACAACGTCGATTTGCTCCGGGAGCGCGCCGAACTCACCCGCGAGCGGTATCAGGCCGGCGTCACGAACACCTTCGAACTCTACGCGATCCGGCAGCAGTACCGGACCGCCGAGTCGAACCTGCCGGGCCTGCGCACGGCCGTGGACGATGCGGAAGGGCGCCTCGCCCTCCTCGTGGGACGGTACGCGGGGATGATCGAGGATCTTCTACCGCCGGTACTCGAGCCGGCGATCGATACGACCCCGATTCCCGGCGGGCTGCCGGTGTCGCTGCTCGAGGACCGGCCCGACGTCATGGCCGCGTTCGAGCGCGTCGAGGCGGCGCGCCGCAGGGTGGGGGCGCGCCGGGCGGAACTCCTCCCCACGATCTCCCTGAACGGAGCCGCGGGGCGCCAGGCGGGCGAACCCGCGGATCTGCGATTCATCGACCAGTGGTTCACGAACCTCATCGGCGGCCTCGTCGCGCCGATCTTCCAGGGCGGCCGCCTGCGCGCCAACGTCGGGGCGGCCTGGGCGCAGTACGACCAGGCGCTGATCGCCTACGCACGCACGGTGCTGGACGCCTACCGGGAGGTGCGGACGAGCCTGCGGCAGTTCGAGAACGAGCGGGAGCGGTACGCGCAGGTCATGGAGCAGGTGGCCGACGCCCGCGCCTCGCTGGAAAACCAGTTGGAGCGCTACCAGAGCGGCGTGGGGGACTACGTCGAGTACCTGGACGCGCGGGTCAACCTGAACGGCGCCGAAACCACCCGGGTGCTCGCCGAACGCGGCATCGGAGAGGCGCGGCTCGCCGTGCACCGCGCCCTGGGCGGCGCGTGGGTGGCGGAGGATGTCGAGACGAATGAAGACGCGGGGGGCGCGGCGTCGCTCCCCGATCGGAGATAGGGCGGAGCGATGGAAGACGGAACGCGGCAGATGCCGCACGAACCGGGAGACCACGAGGCGCCCGTCGCCCCGCCCGCGTTCATGAAGCGGCTGGTGCAGGGGGCAATCGTCATCGGCGTGGGCGTGTTCGGCTTCGCGCTGCTGTTCGGCATGCGCGCCGAACCGGCGGAAGTGGAGCCGCCGCGCGTGGTCCCCACGGTGAGCACGGTGCCCGCCCGCGTGACGCAGGGCGCGATCCAGGTGCGGGGCGGCGGCACGGTCCGCCCCAGCGCGGAGGTCACGATCGCATCCCAGGTCGGCGGGCGCGTCATCTGGACCTCGCCCGCGCTCGTAAGCGGCGGGCGCTTCGTCGAGAACGAGCCGCTCCTGCGGGTGGACCCGGCAGATTACGAGAACGCCGTCGAGGCCGCGGAGGCGGACGTCGCCCAGCGCGAGGTCGCTCTGCTGGAAGCCGAGGAGAACGCGCGTCTGGCGCTCGACGAATGGCGGCGGCTCGCCGCCCGCGAAGATCTCGACCCGACGCCGCCCAACGCGCTCGTCACGCGCCAGCCGCAACTCGACGCGGCCGCGGCGGCCCTCAGGAGCGCCCGCGCCAGGCTGGAAGATGCACGGCTGGCGCTGGAGCGGACCTGGATCCGGGCCCCGTTCAACGGGATCGTGCGCGAGGAGACGGTGGATCCCGGGCAGTTCGTCGCGGCCGGCCAGTCCGTCGGCCGCCTGTACGCGACGGACGCGGTGGAGATCGTCGTGCCGCTGAGCGACAACGAGGCGGCGCTGATCGAACGCCTGTGGAGCGCGCGCGCGGGCGATGCGGCAACCCGCATCCCGGTCGAGATCGTGTCCGAGTACGGCGGGGTCGAGTACGCGTGGTCGGGATACGTGGACCGGGCGGAGGCGGCGCTCGACGAGCAGACGCGAACGGTCGACGTCGTCGTCACCGTCCCCGAACCGTTCACGCCCCCCGAGGACGATCCCCGCCGCCCGCCGCTCCTGCTCGGCAGCTACGCGACGGTGGACATCGAAGGCACGAGCTTCGAGGAATACGCCGTCGTGCCGGCCGCCGCCGTCCGCGACGGCGATGTCCTGTGGACGGTGGCGGACGACACCCTGCTCGTCATGACCCCGGTCGAGCCGATCCAGGAAGTGGACGATGAAGCCGTGGTGCTCGGACCGATCCCGGACGGCACCCCGGTCATCGTCTCGATGCTCCTCTTCGTCACCGACGGCATGACGGTGCGCCCGGTCCAGTTGCTCGAGAGCGCCGAGCCGTGGCAATCGGGCGCCAACGGCGGCGAGCGGGAAGGAGACGGCTCATGAGGCGGGCGATCGGATGGATGGCCAAGCACGGAGTCGCCGCCAACCTGCTCATGGTGCTGATCATCCTGGCGGGCTTCGTGAGCCTCATCAGTTTGCCCCAGGAGACGTTCCCGGAGATCTCCCTCGACACGATTCAGGTGCAGGTCCAGTACCCCGGTGCGTCGCCCGACGAGGTCGAGCAGGCGATCGTGCGGCGGGTCGAGGAGCGGATCACCGGCATCCAGGGCGTCGACCGCGTGACGAGCGCCGCCTCGGAGAACGTCGGCATCGTGCTCGCCGAACTGTCGCTGGGCACAGACCAGTCGAAGACGCTGGACGAGGTCAAGTCCGCCATCGACCGGATCACGAGCTTTCCCGTCGATGCGGAGGAGCCGGAGGTGGTCGCGCTGACCGCGGAAGGCCGCGTCATGGAGATCGCGATCTTCGGCGACGTTCCCGAGCGGACCCTCAAGGAGATCGCGAACCGGGTCAAGGACGACCTCACCTCGCTGCCGACGATCTCCCTCGTCCGCGTGTCCGGCGTCCGGCAGTACGAGATCTCGATCGAAGTCTCGAAGGATGCCCTGCGCGCCCACGGCCTGACGCTCGACGAGGTGGCGGCGGCGGTGCGGCGCGGCAGCCTCGACCTTCCCGGCGGGAGCGTCGAGACCGACCGCGAGGAGATCCTCGTTCACATCCGCGGCCAGAACTACACGCGGGCGGACTTCGCGGACGTCGTCGTGCGGGCGAACGTCGACGGGTCGATGCTCCGCCTCTCAGACATCGCGGAGATCGAGGACGGTTTCGAGCACGTCGACCTCATCAACGCCTACAACGGGCAGCCGACGGCCTTCGTCCAGGTCCTGCGGACGGGGGATGAGCGCGTACTGGAGATCTCGGACGAGGTCGAGCGCTACCTGGAGGAGGAGTTGGCCATCTCTCTGCCGCGGGGCGTCGACTACAGCATCTGGCGCAGCGAAGCCTCATACCTGCAGAGCCGCATCGACCTCCTCATCAAGAACGGACGCCTGGGTCTGATCCTGGTGCTCATCGCGCTCGCCCTCTTCCTCGACCTGCGCCTCGCGTTCTGGACCGCCGTCGGGATCTTCCTCTCCTTCGCCGGCGTGTTCGCGGTGATGGCGTGGGTCGGGATCTCCATCAACATGATGACGCTGTTCGGCTTCATCCTCGCGATCGGGATCGTGGTGGACGACGCGATCGTGGTGGGGGAGAACATCTTCGCCGAACGCGAGAAGGGGGCGGCCGCGTTGCGCGCGGCGATCAAGGGCACGAGACGCGTCTCCGTGCCTGTGATCTTCGCCGTGCTCACGACCGTCGCGGCCTTCACCCCGCTCCTCTTCGTGCCGGGAAGCCTCGGGAAGTTCCTCTACGTGATCCCCGCGATCGTCATCTCTGTGCTGCTGCTGTCGCTCGTCGAGGTCCTGTTCATTCTCCCGTACCACCTCTCGCACCTCCCGGCGCCCGGCGCGAGCCGCGGGAAGGGAGGGTGGCTGGGGCCCGTCTACCGCCTGCAGGCGCTCGTCCAGACGAACCTGCAGCGCTTCATCGACGGTCCGCTGGAGCGCTCCGTGCGCTTCGCCGTGCGGCGGCCGGGGCTGACCGTGCTCGGAGCCGTCTCCTCCCTGATGATCGTGGGGGGGCTGGTGGCGGGACGCCATCTCCGATTCAGCCTTCTCCCGGTGATCGAGGGCGAGGAGGTCGTCGCCTATATCGAGATGGCGGACGGAACGACCAGCGAGCGCACCGCGGAAGTCGCCAGCTACGTGGAGGGCCAGGGATACGCGGCGATCGCGGAACTGGAAGCGCAGTTGCCGGAGGACGAGCCGCCCCTGGTCGAAGCGGTCTTCA
Encoded here:
- a CDS encoding TolC family protein; its protein translation is MSAGTVGAGVGARGLSRAGGLLLLTAMGACSFAPGPRLPATVAELPAAYDAEAPPAEAAPEPRDWWRAFDDATLDRLIETALVANLDLHEAVARLEELRHRYRIARAPLFPALTLDANGNRSSTPANTGLGSQFGGDDGGESPIPGLSFNFPDRFEFTTYSASLGFAYELDFWGRLRNESGAAVRDFLASRADAETVRLTVIASTISTYLEVVSARAQLVIAEDNVDLLRERAELTRERYQAGVTNTFELYAIRQQYRTAESNLPGLRTAVDDAEGRLALLVGRYAGMIEDLLPPVLEPAIDTTPIPGGLPVSLLEDRPDVMAAFERVEAARRRVGARRAELLPTISLNGAAGRQAGEPADLRFIDQWFTNLIGGLVAPIFQGGRLRANVGAAWAQYDQALIAYARTVLDAYREVRTSLRQFENERERYAQVMEQVADARASLENQLERYQSGVGDYVEYLDARVNLNGAETTRVLAERGIGEARLAVHRALGGAWVAEDVETNEDAGGAASLPDRR
- a CDS encoding efflux RND transporter periplasmic adaptor subunit encodes the protein MEDGTRQMPHEPGDHEAPVAPPAFMKRLVQGAIVIGVGVFGFALLFGMRAEPAEVEPPRVVPTVSTVPARVTQGAIQVRGGGTVRPSAEVTIASQVGGRVIWTSPALVSGGRFVENEPLLRVDPADYENAVEAAEADVAQREVALLEAEENARLALDEWRRLAAREDLDPTPPNALVTRQPQLDAAAAALRSARARLEDARLALERTWIRAPFNGIVREETVDPGQFVAAGQSVGRLYATDAVEIVVPLSDNEAALIERLWSARAGDAATRIPVEIVSEYGGVEYAWSGYVDRAEAALDEQTRTVDVVVTVPEPFTPPEDDPRRPPLLLGSYATVDIEGTSFEEYAVVPAAAVRDGDVLWTVADDTLLVMTPVEPIQEVDDEAVVLGPIPDGTPVIVSMLLFVTDGMTVRPVQLLESAEPWQSGANGGEREGDGS
- a CDS encoding efflux RND transporter permease subunit; this translates as MRRAIGWMAKHGVAANLLMVLIILAGFVSLISLPQETFPEISLDTIQVQVQYPGASPDEVEQAIVRRVEERITGIQGVDRVTSAASENVGIVLAELSLGTDQSKTLDEVKSAIDRITSFPVDAEEPEVVALTAEGRVMEIAIFGDVPERTLKEIANRVKDDLTSLPTISLVRVSGVRQYEISIEVSKDALRAHGLTLDEVAAAVRRGSLDLPGGSVETDREEILVHIRGQNYTRADFADVVVRANVDGSMLRLSDIAEIEDGFEHVDLINAYNGQPTAFVQVLRTGDERVLEISDEVERYLEEELAISLPRGVDYSIWRSEASYLQSRIDLLIKNGRLGLILVLIALALFLDLRLAFWTAVGIFLSFAGVFAVMAWVGISINMMTLFGFILAIGIVVDDAIVVGENIFAEREKGAAALRAAIKGTRRVSVPVIFAVLTTVAAFTPLLFVPGSLGKFLYVIPAIVISVLLLSLVEVLFILPYHLSHLPAPGASRGKGGWLGPVYRLQALVQTNLQRFIDGPLERSVRFAVRRPGLTVLGAVSSLMIVGGLVAGRHLRFSLLPVIEGEEVVAYIEMADGTTSERTAEVASYVEGQGYAAIAELEAQLPEDEPPLVEAVFTSVGQRPSQAGGPGMSAEASFIRSNIAEVSLRLTDPEIRDLPAIEVERAWRERVGPVAGARELTFSSILIDLGSPVQVELSHPDTAMLNAAVPEFTDRLVRIAGVTEVRDDRGRGKRELELELKPAARTLGITLDDLARQVRGAFFGNEVYRLQRGRDEVRVYVRLPESERNTLADLQDYRIRTPTGGEAPLSEVADVSFGIASSTINRIDGRRIVTVTADVDAAVITGQEVNTEITSAILPELQARYPGLRYGFGGEQRQQTLAFEGIARGFLLALLAIYALLAIPFRSYLQPLVVMASIPLGLVGAAIGHLIMGLDLGMLSMFGLVGLSGVVVNDSLVLIDFINERHRSGLPMSEAIVQGAKVRFRPIMLTSVTTFLGVSPIILERSTQAQFLSPMAVSLGFGILFATFIIMLAVPALAMMNYTFTVRAKRTFVRWRRKPRLGLAAGGFER